The following are encoded together in the Streptomyces asoensis genome:
- a CDS encoding ABC transporter permease encodes MTVLKTSMRNFYAHKGRMALSAVAVLLSVAFVCGTLVFTDTMNTTFDKLFAATSSDVTVSAKGASDTGETTADNGKPPVMPAAVLGEVRKAQGVKSAEGTVFSTSVTVVDADKDSLSPSSGAPTIVGNWNANDARTMKITDGAAPKGSDQVMVDEDTADKHHLKLGDEIGVITAVGTHTAKISGIAAFQVTNPGAAIFYLDTATAQKALVGEPDVYTNVNVTAAAGVSDDQLKKNVAAGIGAGYKVQTAKETADANRQDVGSFLDVMKYAMLGFAGIAFLVGIFLIINTFSMLVAQRTREIGLMRAIGSSRKQVNRSVLAEALLLGVVGSLLGVGAGVGIAVGLMKLMGMTGMNLSTDDLTVAWTTPVVGMVLGVVVTVLAAYLPARRAGKVSPMAALRDAGAPADARAGVVRAVIGLVLTGAGAAGLYLASAADKATEGSLWLGLGVVFSLIGFVVIGPLLAGVVVRVLGAIVLRAFGPVGRMAERNALRNPRRTGATGAALMIGLALVACLSVVGSSMVASATEELDKSVGTDFIIQSDSGQRMTPQAVQAIKSTAGLERVTEYKWTEADFTTPDGKTLDKTAITAADPTYATDLRVETVAGDLADAYRPDSMSVHDEFAKDHKITIGSTVSVAFKDGSTARLTVRAITSSDAVIDQGAMYTSIDTLKKYVPADKLPLDQLVFATAKDGQQDTAYTALKKALHDYPQYSVRDQTDYKQELKDQIGQLLNLIYGLLALAIIVAVLGVVNTLALSVVERTREIGLMRAIGLSRRQLRRMIRMESVVIALFGALLGLGLGMGWGATAQQLLALQGLDVLEIPWPTIIGVFIGSAFVGLFAALIPAFRAGRMNVLNAIATD; translated from the coding sequence ATGACCGTCCTCAAGACCTCGATGCGCAACTTCTACGCGCACAAGGGACGCATGGCCCTGTCGGCCGTGGCGGTCCTGCTGTCGGTGGCGTTCGTCTGCGGGACGCTCGTCTTCACCGACACGATGAACACCACGTTCGACAAGCTCTTCGCCGCGACCTCCTCCGATGTCACGGTGAGCGCCAAGGGTGCCTCCGACACCGGCGAGACGACCGCAGACAACGGCAAGCCGCCGGTCATGCCGGCCGCCGTGCTCGGCGAGGTCCGCAAGGCGCAGGGGGTGAAGTCGGCGGAGGGGACCGTCTTCTCCACCTCCGTGACCGTGGTCGACGCCGACAAGGACAGCCTGTCGCCGTCCAGCGGCGCGCCCACCATCGTCGGCAACTGGAACGCCAACGACGCCCGCACCATGAAGATCACGGACGGCGCGGCGCCCAAGGGCTCCGACCAGGTCATGGTCGACGAGGACACCGCCGACAAGCACCATCTCAAGCTCGGTGACGAGATCGGTGTGATCACCGCGGTCGGCACGCACACCGCGAAGATCTCCGGCATCGCCGCCTTCCAGGTCACCAACCCCGGCGCGGCGATCTTCTACCTGGACACCGCGACGGCCCAGAAGGCGCTGGTCGGCGAGCCGGACGTCTACACGAACGTCAACGTGACGGCCGCGGCCGGCGTGAGCGACGACCAGCTGAAGAAGAACGTCGCGGCCGGGATCGGCGCCGGCTACAAGGTGCAGACGGCCAAGGAGACCGCGGACGCCAACCGGCAGGACGTCGGGAGCTTCCTGGACGTGATGAAGTACGCGATGCTCGGCTTCGCCGGGATCGCCTTCCTCGTCGGCATCTTCCTGATCATCAACACGTTCTCCATGCTGGTCGCCCAGCGCACCCGGGAGATCGGCCTGATGCGGGCCATCGGCTCCAGCCGCAAGCAGGTCAACCGGTCCGTCCTCGCGGAGGCCCTGCTGCTGGGCGTGGTCGGTTCGCTCCTCGGGGTCGGCGCGGGCGTCGGTATCGCGGTCGGCCTGATGAAGCTCATGGGCATGACCGGCATGAACCTGTCCACCGACGACCTGACGGTCGCCTGGACGACCCCGGTGGTCGGCATGGTCCTCGGTGTCGTCGTCACCGTCCTGGCCGCCTACCTCCCCGCCCGCCGCGCCGGCAAGGTCTCCCCGATGGCCGCGCTGCGCGACGCCGGAGCCCCGGCCGACGCCCGGGCCGGCGTGGTGCGGGCCGTCATCGGCCTGGTCCTCACCGGTGCGGGCGCCGCGGGTCTCTACCTCGCCTCCGCCGCCGACAAGGCCACCGAGGGCTCGCTCTGGCTGGGCCTCGGCGTGGTGTTCAGCCTGATCGGCTTCGTGGTGATCGGCCCGCTGCTCGCCGGCGTCGTGGTCCGGGTGCTCGGCGCGATCGTCCTGCGCGCCTTCGGTCCGGTGGGACGGATGGCCGAGCGCAACGCGCTGCGCAACCCGCGCCGCACGGGCGCCACCGGCGCGGCCCTGATGATCGGCCTCGCCCTGGTCGCCTGTCTGTCGGTGGTCGGCTCCTCCATGGTGGCCTCCGCCACCGAGGAGCTCGACAAGAGCGTCGGCACGGACTTCATCATCCAGAGCGACAGCGGCCAGCGGATGACCCCGCAGGCGGTGCAGGCCATCAAGTCGACGGCCGGCCTGGAGCGGGTCACCGAGTACAAGTGGACCGAGGCCGACTTCACCACCCCCGACGGCAAGACCCTCGACAAGACGGCCATCACGGCGGCCGACCCGACCTACGCGACCGACCTGCGCGTCGAGACCGTCGCGGGCGACCTCGCCGACGCCTACCGGCCCGACTCGATGTCCGTCCACGACGAGTTCGCCAAGGACCACAAGATCACGATCGGTTCCACGGTCTCCGTCGCCTTCAAGGACGGTTCCACGGCCCGGCTGACGGTCCGCGCCATCACCAGCAGCGACGCCGTCATCGACCAGGGCGCGATGTACACCTCCATCGACACCCTGAAGAAGTACGTCCCGGCCGACAAGCTGCCGCTGGACCAGCTGGTCTTCGCCACGGCGAAGGACGGACAGCAGGACACCGCGTACACCGCGCTGAAGAAGGCGCTGCACGACTACCCGCAGTACAGCGTCCGCGACCAGACCGACTACAAGCAGGAGCTGAAGGACCAGATCGGGCAGCTGCTGAACCTGATCTACGGCCTGCTCGCCCTCGCGATCATCGTCGCGGTCCTCGGTGTGGTGAACACCCTGGCCCTGTCGGTGGTGGAGCGCACCCGGGAGATCGGCCTGATGCGGGCGATCGGCCTCTCCCGCCGCCAGCTGCGCCGCATGATCCGCATGGAGTCCGTCGTCATCGCCCTCTTCGGCGCCCTCCTCGGTCTCGGCCTGGGCATGGGCTGGGGCGCGACCGCCCAGCAGCTCCTCGCCCTCCAGGGCCTGGACGTCCTCGAGATCCCGTGGCCGACGATCATCGGCGTGTTCATCGGCTCCGCGTTCGTGGGCCTGTTCGCCGCCCTGATCCCGGCGTTCCGCGCGGGCCGCATGAACGTCCTCAACGCGATCGCGACGGACTAG
- a CDS encoding ABC transporter ATP-binding protein gives MTSAVTIPRHGGTGGRTAVAARARQVVKAYGSGETRVVALDHVDVDITRGQFTAIMGPSGSGKSTLMHCLAGLDTVSSGQIYLDETEITGLKDKKLTKLRRDRIGFIFQAFNLLPTLNALENITLPMDIAGRKPDKAWLDQVVQTVGLADRLRHRPTQLSGGQQQRVAVARALAARPEIIFGDEPTGNLDSRAGAEVLGFLRRSVDELGQTIVMVTHDPVAASYADRVLYLADGRIVDEMFKPTAETVLDRMKDFDARGRTS, from the coding sequence GTGACTTCGGCTGTGACCATTCCCAGGCACGGGGGCACTGGAGGGCGAACGGCCGTAGCCGCGCGGGCGCGGCAGGTCGTCAAGGCCTACGGGTCCGGTGAGACCCGTGTCGTCGCGCTCGACCACGTCGACGTGGACATCACCCGCGGTCAGTTCACCGCGATCATGGGACCCTCCGGGTCCGGCAAGTCCACCCTGATGCACTGCCTCGCCGGTCTCGACACCGTCTCGTCCGGGCAGATCTACCTGGACGAGACCGAGATCACCGGGCTGAAGGACAAGAAGCTCACCAAGCTGCGCCGGGACCGGATCGGGTTCATCTTCCAGGCGTTCAACCTGCTGCCCACGCTGAACGCGCTGGAGAACATCACGCTGCCGATGGACATCGCCGGCCGCAAGCCCGACAAGGCCTGGCTGGACCAGGTCGTTCAGACCGTCGGTCTCGCCGACCGTCTCAGGCACCGGCCCACCCAGCTCTCCGGCGGCCAGCAGCAGCGCGTCGCCGTCGCCCGCGCCCTCGCCGCCCGCCCGGAGATCATCTTCGGGGACGAGCCGACCGGAAACCTCGACTCGCGCGCCGGCGCCGAGGTCCTGGGCTTCCTGCGCCGTTCCGTGGACGAGCTGGGCCAGACCATCGTGATGGTCACGCACGACCCGGTGGCGGCCTCGTACGCCGATCGTGTGCTGTACCTCGCGGACGGCCGGATCGTCGACGAGATGTTCAAGCCGACCGCCGAGACCGTCCTCGACCGGATGAAGGACTTCGACGCGCGGGGGCGTACGTCATGA
- a CDS encoding MFS transporter, protein MGDIRPATREDARAAAPHGRRAVVAALMLSMALAALDSTVVSTAVPQIVGDLGGFSVFSWLFSGYLLAVTVTLPVYGKLSDTFGRKPVLIAGAALFLLGSLLCALAWNMGALIAFRVVQGLGGGALQGTVQTLAADLYPLKERPKIQAKLSTVWAVSAVAGPGLGGILAAYADWRWIFLVNLPIGAVALWLIVRHLHEPRREPAPSAGNAPVRARVDWAGALAVFACGGVLLIALVQGGVAWPWLSWPSLALFGTGLALSGLVVVVERRAAAPIIPGWVWRRRTIAAVNLALGALGLLMVAPTVFLPTYAQSVLGLEPVAAGFVLSVWTLSWPLSAALSQHVYRRIGFRDTALLGIGAATLILFAFPFLPYPGAAWQPALLMLLLGAALGLFQLPLLVGVQSTVGWSERGTTTASVLFCRQTGQTIGASVFGAVANGVLAARLGGAGDLDSVTRALDAGTAPDVTRHAIASAVHAVYLGAACAAALAFLVLLCVAPRRFPVLTE, encoded by the coding sequence GTGGGGGACATCCGACCGGCGACACGCGAGGACGCGCGGGCGGCCGCGCCCCACGGACGGCGGGCGGTCGTCGCCGCCCTCATGCTCTCCATGGCCCTGGCCGCGCTCGACTCCACCGTCGTCTCCACCGCAGTCCCGCAGATCGTCGGCGACCTGGGCGGCTTCTCCGTCTTCTCCTGGCTGTTCTCCGGCTATCTGCTCGCCGTGACCGTCACCCTGCCGGTCTACGGCAAGCTGTCCGACACCTTCGGCCGCAAGCCGGTGCTGATCGCCGGGGCGGCCCTCTTCCTGCTCGGCTCGCTGCTGTGCGCGCTGGCCTGGAACATGGGCGCGCTCATCGCGTTCCGGGTCGTGCAGGGCCTGGGCGGCGGGGCGTTGCAGGGCACGGTGCAGACGCTGGCCGCCGATCTGTACCCGCTGAAGGAGCGGCCGAAGATCCAGGCGAAGCTGTCGACGGTGTGGGCGGTCTCCGCGGTCGCGGGGCCCGGCCTGGGCGGGATCCTGGCCGCCTACGCGGACTGGCGCTGGATCTTCCTCGTCAACCTGCCCATCGGGGCGGTGGCCCTGTGGCTGATCGTCCGTCACCTGCACGAGCCGCGGCGCGAACCGGCGCCGTCCGCGGGGAACGCGCCCGTACGCGCGCGTGTCGACTGGGCGGGGGCGCTCGCCGTGTTCGCGTGCGGCGGGGTGCTGCTGATCGCGCTGGTACAGGGCGGGGTGGCGTGGCCCTGGCTGTCGTGGCCGTCGCTGGCCCTGTTCGGCACGGGGCTGGCCCTGTCCGGGCTCGTCGTGGTCGTCGAACGCCGGGCCGCCGCGCCGATCATCCCGGGCTGGGTGTGGCGGCGGCGCACGATCGCGGCGGTCAACCTCGCGCTGGGCGCGCTGGGCCTGCTGATGGTGGCCCCCACGGTGTTCCTGCCGACGTACGCCCAGTCGGTGCTGGGGCTGGAGCCGGTGGCCGCCGGGTTCGTGCTCTCCGTCTGGACGCTGAGCTGGCCGCTGTCCGCCGCCCTCAGCCAGCACGTCTACCGGCGCATCGGCTTCCGGGACACCGCGCTGCTGGGCATCGGCGCGGCCACGCTGATCCTGTTCGCGTTCCCGTTCCTGCCGTACCCGGGCGCGGCCTGGCAGCCGGCCCTGCTGATGCTGCTGCTCGGCGCGGCGCTGGGCCTCTTCCAGCTCCCGCTGCTGGTCGGCGTGCAGTCGACGGTGGGGTGGTCGGAACGCGGGACCACGACGGCCTCGGTGCTGTTCTGCCGCCAGACCGGGCAGACGATCGGCGCGTCGGTGTTCGGCGCGGTCGCCAACGGGGTCCTGGCGGCGCGGCTGGGCGGCGCGGGAGACCTGGACTCCGTCACCCGCGCCCTCGACGCCGGGACGGCGCCCGACGTCACCCGGCACGCCATCGCGAGCGCCGTGCACGCCGTGTACCTGGGCGCGGCGTGCGCGGCGGCGCTGGCCTTCCTGGTCCTGCTGTGCGTGGCCCCGCGTCGCTTCCCCGTGCTGACGGAGTGA